A stretch of Metabacillus sp. FJAT-52054 DNA encodes these proteins:
- a CDS encoding TetR/AcrR family transcriptional regulator, with translation MGQTEGKHGSILRATLELISEHGFHGTSMSKVAKKAGVSAGIIYHYFSNKDELINELYIGVKRDFSEMIIKRLDESQSLRKQIRELVKSTIEVSVRRPEEMLFMEQFLQSPYNRPQIQDTVNTYYEPIMNVFNKAKQEQIIKPLPDPVIFALTLDVAVSLAKQHAAGSLHMDEELIEKVTEACWESIRQ, from the coding sequence TTGGGCCAAACAGAAGGAAAACATGGCTCTATCCTGAGAGCTACCTTGGAGCTGATTTCTGAACATGGGTTTCATGGGACTTCCATGTCAAAGGTAGCGAAAAAGGCAGGGGTAAGCGCAGGGATTATCTATCATTATTTCAGCAATAAAGATGAACTGATCAATGAATTATATATTGGAGTAAAACGGGATTTTTCGGAGATGATTATTAAGAGGCTGGATGAAAGCCAGTCCCTGAGAAAGCAGATCCGGGAGCTTGTGAAAAGCACGATTGAAGTGTCTGTCCGCCGTCCGGAGGAGATGCTGTTTATGGAGCAGTTTTTGCAATCGCCATACAATCGCCCCCAAATTCAGGATACCGTTAATACATACTACGAACCCATTATGAATGTCTTTAATAAAGCAAAACAGGAACAAATCATCAAGCCCCTTCCTGATCCGGTTATTTTCGCCCTTACGCTGGATGTCGCTGTTTCCCTCGCAAAACAGCATGCTGCAGGGTCGCTTCACATGGATGAAGAGCTGATTGAAAAAGTGACGGAGGCTTGCTGGGAATCGATAAGACAATAA
- a CDS encoding aldehyde reductase, translating to MKKTVLVTGGTGYVASWLVKELLEDGHNVRITVRDQSKTANYSHLLAVEKNSTGSLQVYQANLLREGSFDEAVDGCEYVFHTASPFFISGFRDARVDLIKPAQEGTRNVLGSVNKFDSVRRVILTSSAVAIFGDNADMDGKPAFTERDWNTTSSVTHQPYSYSKTIAEKEAWELAEKQDRWDLITINPTFVLGPSLAKRTDSTSIATILDLLKGKYKTGVPRLVNGVVDVRDVAKAHKLAAFMNTASGRFLLSNEEATLLDMAKVLEKNFPKLYPLPKWEVPKPLIWLLAPKIGLTRPYVSKNVGIPAKFDHSKSVRELGMTYRSLETTLIDQKEQMDEDGLI from the coding sequence ATGAAAAAAACAGTACTGGTTACAGGAGGAACAGGCTATGTTGCTTCATGGCTTGTAAAAGAACTGCTGGAGGACGGACACAACGTCAGAATTACGGTTCGCGATCAATCAAAAACGGCGAATTACAGCCATCTGCTTGCAGTGGAGAAAAATTCGACAGGGAGTCTTCAGGTTTATCAAGCGAATCTGCTCAGAGAAGGAAGCTTTGATGAAGCCGTTGACGGCTGCGAATATGTCTTCCACACGGCTTCTCCCTTTTTCATCAGCGGGTTCCGTGATGCCAGAGTAGACTTGATTAAGCCTGCTCAAGAAGGTACTCGCAACGTTCTTGGTTCTGTAAATAAGTTTGATTCAGTTAGAAGAGTGATCCTGACAAGCAGTGCTGTAGCCATTTTCGGCGATAACGCCGATATGGACGGGAAGCCGGCTTTTACGGAAAGAGACTGGAACACAACGAGCTCAGTCACCCACCAGCCATACAGCTATTCAAAGACGATTGCGGAAAAAGAGGCTTGGGAGCTGGCCGAAAAACAAGACAGATGGGACTTGATTACGATTAATCCTACCTTCGTTCTTGGACCGTCACTCGCAAAACGAACCGATTCCACAAGCATTGCGACCATTCTTGATTTGCTGAAAGGGAAATACAAAACCGGTGTGCCGCGCCTTGTAAATGGGGTTGTCGATGTCAGGGATGTCGCCAAAGCACATAAGCTTGCCGCGTTTATGAACACAGCCTCCGGGCGTTTTCTGCTTTCCAATGAAGAAGCGACCCTGCTTGATATGGCGAAGGTGCTGGAAAAGAACTTTCCTAAGCTATATCCTCTTCCAAAATGGGAAGTCCCGAAGCCGCTCATATGGCTGCTGGCACCAAAAATCGGACTGACTCGCCCCTATGTCTCCAAAAACGTTGGAATCCCGGCAAAGTTTGACCACAGTAAAAGCGTGCGTGAGCTAGGCATGACTTACCGCAGCCTTGAAACCACGCTCATTGATCAGAAAGAGCAAATGGATGAAGATGGATTAATATGA
- the recQ gene encoding DNA helicase RecQ codes for MLQQARSLLEKHYGYSSFRNGQEQAIQSVLEGNDTLCVMPTGGGKSICYQIPALMFQGTSVVISPLISLMKDQVDALLQAGIPAAYINSSLSAADVHERMMKAKQGEYRMLYIAPERLESYEFMNQLMELSIPLVAVDEAHCISQWGHDFRPSYQRIQRMITQLPVKPVVMALTATATPKVREDICQSLNIDEDHSILTGFARENLSFSVVKGQDRLPFLKDFLKKNETESGIIYAATRKNVDQLHDLLNKNGIRVSKYHAGMSDEDRISGQEDFLLDRTSVMVATSAFGMGIDKSNIRYVVHYQLPKNMESYYQEAGRAGRDGLDSECILLYSPQDVQVQRFLIDQSSDRMRMPQELEKLQLMVDYCHTENCLQRKIVQYFSEMDMPPCGRCGNCTDSRESRDVTKEAQMVLSCVIRMGQKRFGKALVAQVLTGSQNRKVIDLSLNQLPTYGIMKDKSAKEVTSFIEFLISQDLIGVEHGTYPLIYVNPGGKDVLMGNMPVQRKEAVQTKTLAAGDPLFEELRAVRKSLAEQEKVPPFVIFSDTALKDMCVKQPETEEAFLRVSGVGQHKADKYGKAFIQAIFQFKEQNPEYKSELAEDAPPKKTIRKLTGNSHLETLQMFKEGKELKDIAEEREISIQTVENHLLKCLEAGEIIQHEEFVPLKYREQIEQAIQEAGTDRLKPIKELLPEEISYFMIKAFLVLKKAEPAQ; via the coding sequence ATGCTTCAACAGGCACGGTCACTGCTCGAAAAGCACTACGGATATTCATCATTCCGGAACGGGCAGGAGCAGGCGATTCAATCAGTGCTCGAAGGAAACGATACGCTTTGCGTCATGCCCACAGGGGGAGGGAAGTCCATTTGCTATCAGATTCCTGCCCTCATGTTTCAAGGAACGTCGGTGGTCATTTCTCCGCTCATTTCCCTGATGAAGGATCAGGTGGATGCGCTTTTGCAAGCGGGCATTCCAGCGGCATACATAAACAGTTCGCTTTCTGCAGCGGATGTTCATGAACGCATGATGAAAGCGAAGCAGGGGGAATACCGGATGCTTTATATCGCTCCCGAGCGTCTTGAATCCTATGAGTTTATGAATCAGCTGATGGAGCTTTCCATTCCGCTTGTCGCTGTGGATGAAGCACACTGTATTTCGCAGTGGGGCCACGATTTCCGTCCAAGCTATCAGCGGATTCAGCGAATGATCACCCAGCTTCCTGTCAAACCGGTGGTGATGGCTCTGACAGCAACCGCAACCCCTAAAGTTCGCGAGGATATTTGCCAGTCCCTGAATATCGATGAAGATCACTCCATCCTGACCGGTTTCGCACGGGAGAATCTATCTTTTTCCGTCGTTAAAGGACAGGACCGTCTTCCCTTTTTAAAGGATTTTCTGAAAAAAAATGAAACAGAATCAGGCATCATCTATGCGGCAACAAGAAAAAATGTGGACCAACTCCATGATCTATTAAACAAAAACGGAATTCGTGTTTCGAAATATCATGCCGGGATGAGCGATGAGGACAGAATAAGCGGCCAGGAGGATTTTCTTCTCGACCGGACGTCCGTTATGGTGGCAACCTCAGCGTTTGGAATGGGAATCGATAAATCCAACATCCGGTATGTCGTCCATTATCAGCTTCCTAAAAACATGGAAAGCTATTATCAGGAAGCTGGCCGTGCCGGACGGGACGGACTTGATAGTGAATGCATTCTTCTCTACTCCCCGCAGGACGTTCAGGTTCAGCGGTTTCTCATTGATCAGTCAAGCGACCGGATGCGCATGCCGCAGGAGCTCGAGAAGCTTCAGCTTATGGTGGATTATTGCCATACGGAAAACTGTCTGCAGAGGAAAATTGTTCAGTATTTCAGTGAGATGGACATGCCCCCATGCGGCCGCTGCGGAAACTGTACGGATTCGAGAGAGAGCCGGGACGTGACAAAAGAGGCGCAAATGGTGCTGTCCTGTGTAATCCGTATGGGGCAGAAGCGTTTTGGAAAAGCACTTGTTGCACAGGTGCTAACCGGTTCTCAAAATAGAAAGGTAATCGACCTTAGTCTTAACCAGCTTCCGACCTACGGAATCATGAAGGATAAAAGTGCAAAGGAAGTTACCTCATTTATTGAATTCCTTATTTCTCAGGATCTAATCGGAGTGGAGCATGGCACGTATCCACTGATTTATGTGAATCCGGGCGGCAAGGACGTACTAATGGGGAACATGCCTGTTCAGAGGAAAGAGGCTGTACAGACGAAGACGCTTGCTGCAGGAGATCCGCTGTTCGAGGAGCTGCGTGCAGTAAGGAAATCGCTGGCGGAACAGGAAAAAGTGCCGCCGTTCGTTATTTTTTCAGATACGGCTTTAAAGGATATGTGTGTAAAGCAGCCTGAAACCGAGGAGGCATTCCTACGGGTTTCAGGTGTAGGACAGCATAAAGCTGACAAGTACGGGAAGGCATTTATTCAAGCGATTTTCCAGTTTAAAGAACAGAATCCGGAGTACAAAAGCGAGCTGGCAGAGGATGCCCCACCTAAAAAAACCATACGCAAACTGACTGGTAACTCACACTTGGAAACCCTGCAGATGTTTAAAGAGGGAAAAGAACTCAAGGACATTGCTGAAGAAAGGGAAATCTCCATCCAAACGGTTGAGAACCATTTGCTTAAATGCTTAGAAGCAGGAGAAATCATTCAGCATGAAGAATTCGTTCCATTGAAGTACAGGGAGCAGATTGAACAAGCCATTCAGGAGGCGGGCACGGATCGGCTTAAACCAATTAAAGAGCTTCTCCCGGAAGAGATCAGCTATTTTATGATTAAAGCCTTTCTTGTTTTGAAAAAAGCGGAGCCTGCACAATAG
- a CDS encoding histidine kinase N-terminal domain-containing protein — MKRSLLESHKKLLVRFLDEQQSVFLNEWHETIFIGQVDPHKEKIKENGSTMFSLIRHAIVGNISEEGIKELAFKVAKERLEANVNIGDFVFNVNAGRSIIIRNIFDSQIPVQDLQFFIDHINHQFDLFCYHAVSKYTNLKNQELSEKNTYIHENHKDKLALLGQMSSSFVHEFRNPLTSVMGFIKLLRNDYPNFQYLDIINHELNQLNFRITQFLHTSKADFNGTEKENTSISKLFEDIRELTYPSIVDTDVNVISRMESDLVISTYRDELKQVLLNLFINSIDALKHKEKPRNLLINGCRENGQAILSISNNGPAIPAENIKTIFEPFFTTKELGTGIGLFVCKKIVEKHGGSITCESDEDLTVFTITLPAT; from the coding sequence ATGAAACGGTCATTACTCGAATCTCACAAAAAACTTTTAGTTCGTTTTCTGGATGAGCAGCAGTCTGTCTTTTTGAATGAATGGCATGAAACGATATTCATCGGGCAAGTGGATCCTCATAAGGAAAAAATTAAGGAGAATGGATCGACTATGTTCTCTTTAATTAGACATGCGATTGTAGGGAATATATCTGAAGAAGGCATCAAGGAGCTGGCCTTTAAGGTGGCAAAGGAACGGCTGGAAGCCAATGTGAATATTGGCGATTTTGTCTTCAATGTCAATGCCGGGAGAAGCATTATTATCCGGAACATCTTCGATTCACAGATTCCCGTTCAGGATCTGCAATTCTTTATTGACCACATTAACCATCAGTTCGACTTGTTTTGTTACCATGCGGTGTCAAAATATACGAATCTGAAAAACCAGGAATTAAGTGAAAAAAACACGTATATCCATGAAAATCATAAGGATAAGCTCGCACTGCTCGGACAAATGTCCTCAAGCTTTGTCCACGAATTCCGGAATCCGCTCACATCCGTTATGGGGTTTATTAAGCTATTAAGGAATGACTATCCTAATTTTCAATATCTTGATATCATCAATCACGAGCTCAATCAGCTGAATTTCCGTATTACACAATTTCTTCATACCTCAAAGGCAGATTTTAACGGAACTGAAAAGGAAAACACATCTATATCCAAACTGTTTGAGGATATCCGCGAGCTGACCTATCCAAGCATTGTGGATACGGATGTAAATGTGATCAGCCGGATGGAAAGTGACTTGGTCATTTCCACTTATAGGGATGAGCTTAAACAGGTATTGCTTAATCTTTTTATTAATTCAATTGATGCATTAAAGCACAAAGAGAAGCCTCGAAACCTCCTCATCAATGGCTGCAGGGAGAATGGACAGGCGATTCTTTCCATCTCTAACAACGGCCCTGCCATTCCAGCCGAAAACATTAAAACCATCTTTGAACCCTTCTTCACGACAAAAGAACTCGGTACCGGGATAGGACTGTTTGTATGCAAAAAAATCGTAGAAAAGCACGGCGGCTCTATAACGTGTGAGTCGGACGAGGATCTAACTGTGTTTACCATTACTTTGCCTGCCACTTAA
- a CDS encoding 5-bromo-4-chloroindolyl phosphate hydrolysis family protein: protein MNRLIPHVAGVFTAMPVMMTVWLISFFPLSQPYFAASGISLLGGALTYGTAAAIVHARYLKKHELTRSEYRYIQKNLKEAKRKINRLSRALFSIRSISLLKQRVDLLRVVRKIYRLAEKDPQRFYRAEPFFYKHLDSAVELTERYAFLSAQPKKSDEIHSSLKESNRTLKELLYTIEQDLYHVLSDDISQLHFELDVAKQSINQAKDLK, encoded by the coding sequence ATGAATCGGTTGATCCCGCATGTTGCAGGGGTGTTTACGGCCATGCCGGTTATGATGACCGTCTGGCTGATCAGCTTTTTCCCGTTGTCCCAGCCTTATTTCGCTGCATCCGGAATTTCCTTGCTGGGCGGCGCGCTCACTTACGGAACAGCTGCCGCAATCGTCCATGCCCGCTATTTAAAGAAACATGAGCTCACGAGAAGCGAATACCGTTATATACAGAAGAATTTAAAAGAAGCGAAACGCAAAATCAATCGCCTCAGCCGGGCACTCTTTTCCATCCGCAGCATTTCACTTTTAAAGCAGAGGGTGGATTTGCTCCGGGTGGTACGAAAAATTTACCGCCTTGCCGAAAAGGATCCGCAGCGTTTTTACCGGGCAGAGCCGTTTTTTTACAAACATTTGGACTCTGCAGTCGAGCTTACAGAACGGTATGCGTTTCTATCCGCTCAGCCGAAGAAAAGTGATGAAATTCATTCGTCGCTCAAGGAATCAAACCGGACGCTGAAGGAGCTGCTTTATACGATTGAGCAGGATTTGTACCACGTTCTATCCGATGATATCAGTCAGCTGCATTTTGAATTGGATGTGGCAAAGCAATCCATTAATCAGGCGAAGGATTTAAAATGA
- a CDS encoding putative quinol monooxygenase produces the protein MDRFGLFGKLTAKEGHGAQLAAILLEASHAMKEVSGCELYVVSTAENEPDAVMVYEVWINEEAHKASLALEATQNLIMQAKPIIAGMERISTFNPLGGKGL, from the coding sequence ATGGACAGATTCGGTTTATTTGGAAAATTGACGGCAAAAGAAGGGCACGGTGCGCAGCTAGCCGCCATTCTTTTAGAAGCCTCACATGCAATGAAAGAAGTATCAGGCTGTGAACTGTATGTTGTCAGTACAGCTGAAAACGAACCCGATGCTGTCATGGTGTACGAAGTCTGGATCAATGAAGAAGCGCACAAGGCATCTCTGGCACTTGAGGCAACGCAAAATCTTATTATGCAGGCGAAGCCAATCATTGCAGGGATGGAAAGAATTAGTACTTTTAACCCGCTTGGGGGCAAGGGGCTTTAA
- a CDS encoding trypsin-like peptidase domain-containing protein, which translates to MYCKNCGTAITERSKYCPHCGRFLKGKPYKLLTLLMLSICICAGVFTALYMEITNGDSTVKEPKASKAPVQNVKNNDVKQTSTKNTETPPVQKAPTEPAKELSQIIDDAQPKVFTILSDYSQGSGFLINNKGDVLTNAHVAEGSLYLTIRDNKGINHNGTVIGYSNEIDIAIIRVDSLAGQTPLALEETNESKLGDEVIALGSPQGFENTATTGNISGVNRTFYIEPHTYEGIYQISAPIAPGSSGGPLLDGKTEKVVAINSARHGEEATIGFSIPLFKVMSIIHDWVSHPMSAEEITSLFYTDEGTYFYQDLYDDSEYYFDGGDYTEEYDENTAEEEDSYEDSYYEDAEPYDENETFYEENAEEPPASGEDEDPYTEEVPEDVYTEIPEEDLEEDEDIYTDPLTQDEDLQEETIEEDESSVETP; encoded by the coding sequence ATGTATTGTAAAAATTGTGGAACAGCCATCACGGAACGTTCAAAATATTGCCCTCATTGCGGACGTTTCTTGAAAGGCAAACCTTATAAACTGCTGACTCTGCTGATGTTATCTATATGCATTTGCGCCGGTGTTTTCACTGCTCTATATATGGAAATTACAAATGGAGATTCAACCGTAAAGGAACCTAAGGCTAGTAAAGCTCCTGTACAAAATGTGAAAAATAATGATGTAAAACAGACAAGTACTAAAAATACCGAAACTCCTCCTGTACAAAAAGCACCAACAGAGCCGGCAAAAGAATTGTCACAGATAATTGACGACGCACAGCCAAAAGTGTTTACCATTTTAAGTGATTATTCACAGGGCTCAGGATTCCTAATTAATAATAAAGGAGACGTCTTAACAAATGCCCACGTAGCCGAAGGAAGTTTGTACTTGACGATTCGCGATAATAAAGGAATCAATCATAATGGAACTGTAATTGGCTATAGCAATGAAATCGATATTGCCATCATAAGGGTAGACAGCTTAGCCGGCCAGACTCCACTTGCGCTTGAGGAGACGAATGAGTCGAAACTCGGGGATGAGGTAATTGCCCTTGGCAGTCCGCAAGGCTTCGAAAATACTGCTACTACCGGTAACATCAGCGGTGTAAACCGAACGTTCTACATAGAACCTCATACGTATGAGGGAATCTATCAAATTTCGGCGCCAATTGCTCCCGGCAGCAGCGGCGGTCCGCTCCTGGATGGAAAAACAGAAAAAGTGGTTGCAATTAATTCAGCCCGCCATGGTGAAGAAGCTACTATCGGCTTCAGCATTCCATTGTTTAAAGTGATGTCTATTATCCATGATTGGGTCAGCCATCCAATGTCAGCAGAGGAAATAACCAGTCTATTTTATACGGACGAAGGAACTTACTTTTACCAGGATCTTTACGATGATAGCGAATACTACTTCGACGGCGGCGATTATACCGAGGAATATGATGAAAACACTGCGGAAGAAGAAGACAGCTATGAAGATTCTTATTACGAGGATGCAGAACCCTATGATGAGAACGAGACATTTTACGAAGAAAATGCAGAAGAACCGCCGGCCTCAGGAGAGGATGAAGATCCATACACGGAAGAGGTTCCAGAAGATGTTTATACGGAGATTCCTGAAGAAGATTTAGAAGAGGATGAGGACATTTACACGGATCCTCTTACTCAGGATGAAGATCTTCAAGAAGAAACAATTGAAGAAGATGAATCATCGGTTGAGACACCTTAA
- a CDS encoding RDD family protein → MDNSVKYGGFWIRFAASLIDFVILFTCFYIPFLPIIFGEPPESITPVILIYAAEYIAGLAYFIIMPVTSWQGTIGKKLLGLKIVNENGRRLTIGKSILRYLSFTVSALILYIGFIMAGFTSRKQALHDMMVKTYVVKSRTSSVAEPISGQAAFK, encoded by the coding sequence ATGGATAACTCAGTTAAGTATGGAGGATTTTGGATTCGGTTCGCGGCAAGTCTAATCGATTTTGTCATTTTATTTACCTGTTTTTATATTCCATTTTTGCCCATTATCTTTGGAGAACCACCGGAGAGTATAACTCCTGTGATCTTGATTTACGCAGCAGAATACATTGCAGGTCTTGCCTACTTTATCATAATGCCGGTAACTTCCTGGCAGGGCACCATAGGGAAAAAACTGCTTGGATTGAAGATTGTGAATGAAAATGGTCGAAGATTAACGATTGGGAAGTCAATCCTCAGATATCTTTCCTTTACAGTAAGCGCGCTCATACTATATATAGGTTTCATAATGGCCGGATTCACCAGCCGGAAACAAGCACTGCACGACATGATGGTAAAAACGTATGTGGTGAAAAGCCGCACTTCCTCTGTTGCGGAGCCGATTTCAGGACAAGCAGCGTTTAAATAA
- a CDS encoding toxic anion resistance protein, with product MNLQERTFSEGERRRIQETAAQINPDIGEEIASYGVPAQSGLLSLSNKMMHYVKEKDRGNAGLFIRDLMRKLDEADPDRGRGFNFMTRLFKKSPSSQELISRYHKMSAQLDRVTLQLENSKNVLGADVAMLDELFAQNQSYFKELNVYIEAAELKLRELRQEEIPALEKSEDPVHKQKAEDTARFAERLERRLYDLKVSREITRQSAPQIRLIQQTNQLLIDKIQSSILTAIPLWKNQITMELAMLRQNKARETHAEMNRMAEGADTREHVNETKEELRRNLEESLKIQETAQMQKQAAEKEFADRT from the coding sequence ATGAATCTGCAGGAACGTACCTTTTCAGAAGGGGAGCGGAGGAGAATTCAGGAAACGGCAGCGCAAATTAATCCAGATATCGGGGAAGAAATTGCATCCTACGGCGTGCCTGCCCAGTCCGGTCTTCTTTCGCTTTCCAATAAAATGATGCACTATGTCAAGGAGAAGGACCGCGGGAATGCTGGTCTGTTTATCCGTGATTTAATGAGAAAGCTGGATGAAGCCGATCCGGACCGGGGAAGAGGATTCAATTTCATGACGAGACTATTTAAAAAATCCCCTTCCTCCCAGGAGCTTATTTCGAGGTACCATAAAATGAGCGCCCAGCTGGACCGTGTCACACTGCAGCTTGAAAACAGCAAAAACGTACTGGGTGCTGACGTTGCGATGCTGGATGAATTGTTTGCTCAAAATCAGTCTTACTTTAAGGAATTGAACGTGTATATAGAAGCAGCTGAGTTAAAGCTGCGGGAGCTTCGGCAGGAAGAGATTCCGGCTTTGGAGAAGTCAGAGGATCCGGTGCATAAGCAAAAGGCAGAAGACACTGCCCGCTTTGCGGAGCGGCTGGAACGCCGGCTGTATGATCTGAAGGTAAGCAGGGAAATTACACGGCAAAGCGCTCCTCAAATCCGGCTTATCCAGCAAACCAATCAGCTGCTTATTGATAAAATCCAATCATCAATCCTGACCGCCATCCCGCTTTGGAAAAATCAGATCACAATGGAATTGGCTATGCTGAGACAAAATAAAGCCAGAGAAACCCATGCAGAGATGAACCGGATGGCAGAGGGTGCAGACACAAGAGAGCATGTGAATGAAACAAAGGAAGAGCTGCGCAGAAATCTGGAGGAATCGCTGAAAATACAAGAGACAGCACAAATGCAGAAGCAGGCTGCAGAGAAAGAATTTGCTGACAGAACATAA